Proteins encoded by one window of Campylobacter concisus:
- a CDS encoding DUF3972 domain-containing protein, which yields MQTYLGVDEFCKLVHLEREVIEDMINRGVLKTKEENGEILIEASEGTMSVVPSVSQNLSLQPQGQDGISFVEKTIGTILNLHEKVLDAKDETLETLRNENKFLKEALISMQELYDEDRKTVETLTKQLKNSQDEVEFLKRKYKLMWNQAVENFNGQK from the coding sequence GTGCAGACTTATCTTGGTGTTGATGAATTTTGCAAACTTGTGCACTTGGAGCGTGAAGTTATCGAAGATATGATAAATCGTGGCGTTTTGAAAACCAAAGAGGAAAATGGAGAAATTTTGATAGAAGCGAGCGAAGGAACGATGAGTGTGGTACCTAGTGTTTCGCAAAATTTATCCTTGCAGCCGCAAGGCCAAGATGGTATCAGCTTTGTTGAAAAGACGATTGGAACGATATTAAATTTACACGAAAAGGTGCTTGACGCAAAGGATGAGACGCTTGAAACCTTAAGAAATGAGAATAAATTTTTAAAAGAGGCGTTAATCTCGATGCAAGAGCTCTACGACGAGGATAGAAAAACGGTCGAAACGCTCACGAAGCAGCTAAAAAATTCGCAAGACGAAGTAGAGTTTTTAAAGCGAAAATACAAGCTCATGTGGAACCAAGCGGTTGAAAATTTTAACGGACAAAAGTAG